One genomic window of Comamonas antarctica includes the following:
- a CDS encoding GNAT family N-acetyltransferase, with translation MPIDTVHACAPVLDFLQQARAEMFAGRLDTCAMAPDLRDFESTYTQGHGLMLAAHEPALGIVGTIAWRAYDHRFAQLDFAGRRVVEVVRLYVRPACRRRGIADALFAALKEQARAQGIEVLYLHTHPFLPGAEAFWQRHGFEVLCRDADPQWQTIHMQCAL, from the coding sequence ATGCCCATCGACACCGTTCATGCCTGCGCCCCCGTCCTTGATTTCCTCCAGCAGGCCCGCGCCGAGATGTTTGCCGGCCGCCTCGACACCTGCGCGATGGCGCCGGATCTGCGGGACTTCGAATCCACCTACACCCAGGGCCACGGCCTGATGCTGGCCGCCCATGAGCCCGCCCTGGGCATTGTCGGCACCATTGCCTGGCGCGCCTATGACCATCGCTTTGCGCAGCTGGACTTTGCCGGCCGGCGCGTCGTGGAGGTGGTGCGGCTGTATGTGCGGCCCGCGTGCCGGCGGCGCGGCATTGCCGATGCGCTGTTCGCGGCGCTCAAGGAACAGGCGCGCGCGCAGGGCATCGAGGTGCTGTATCTGCATACCCACCCCTTCCTGCCCGGCGCCGAGGCTTTCTGGCAGCGCCATGGCTTCGAGGTCCTCTGCCGCGATGCCGATCCGCAATGGCAGACCATCCATATGCAATGCGCGCTGTAA
- the cobN gene encoding cobaltochelatase subunit CobN, translating to MHLLAVQPGGFVDDEAFVSSLGQTPAQLVFLSAADTTLALLAEVYGQLRGGPDGEQWPTVRLANLMHLRQPASVDLYVDEVLQHARVIVIDHLGGESYWPYGTERIREICRSKGIELVMFSGDTTEDLNLLQKSTASMEQCRSLWRYLREGGAANARELFRYLWHQFLGGARPALPPQPLPAVAVYHPEHDAASVDAWQQPGALQWIDGAPVVLIVFYRAHLQSGNTQVFRALGEQLLARGMNPLPLALLSLKDAACMAMLHQLCDQQQVALILNTTSFSQSSLETPGDHALAGDIPVLQVIMSGANEQSWLEDAHGLQPRDIAMHVAMPEVDGRIITRAISFKGRSHRSELTQSDVVQYQPHAERLGFVVDLAQRWCRLRRKDNADKRLALILANYPTKEGRLGNGVGLDTPASVVHILQALQAQGYCVDTLPADGDALMRQLQQGITNDPDSWAVRPAQQSLALESYQAFFASLPAANRQAVLERWGAPEADPMLRAGRFMIAGLRCGQVFVGIQPARGYQLDPAASYHDPDLVPPHYYLAFYHWLRSAWDADAMVHVGKHGNLEWLPGKSVALANTCWPDLVFGPMPHLYPFIVNDPGEGTQAKRRAQAVIVDHLMPPLTRAESYGPTRDLERMVDEYYDAITMDQRRAGLLRRQILEHILAHDLHQDLGVAAPRGAEEEQLLLNKTDAYLCELKESQIRDGLHIFGQSPAGRLERDTLLALARHPVGNGQGANASLIGALAADLQLGADFNPLDAAWEAPWTGPRPELLAQIDAQPWRHAGDTRERLELLALDWLERPLEDLRARHAAMAQTLQVLERVQRDLRPRLTACGEQEILQLSRGLEGRFVPAGPSGAPTRGRPDVLPTGRNFFSIDTRAVPTPTSWTLGLQSAQLLIEKYTQEHGDYPRTLGLSVWGTATMRTGGDDIAQAFALLGVRPKWADGSWRVVDFEVLPMAVLGRPRVDVTLRVSGFFRDAFTNVIRLFDAAVQKVADLEDEDADTNPIRARVLLEAQQLRAQGLDAKAARHQAGLRVFGAKPGSYGAGLQGLMDGRNWETDEDLATAFRNWGAYAYGQNDHGTPLPETFVRRLGAMQLVVQNQDNREHDLLDSDDYYQFQGGMAAAVRHYSGQQPALYFGDHSNPQAPRMRTLQEEISRVVRARVTNPKWIDGIKRHGYKGAAEVAATVDYLFAFDATARVVRGDQYARVTDAFVADAATRSFLQQHNPAAFHGICERLLEAIQRGLWQDSGDYQPLLEQQLLEAEQLLENR from the coding sequence ATGCATCTGCTTGCCGTCCAGCCCGGTGGCTTTGTCGACGACGAAGCCTTTGTCTCCAGCCTGGGCCAGACCCCGGCGCAGCTGGTGTTCCTGAGCGCGGCCGACACCACGCTGGCGCTGCTGGCCGAGGTCTATGGCCAGCTGCGCGGCGGCCCGGACGGCGAGCAGTGGCCGACAGTGCGCCTGGCCAATCTGATGCACCTGCGCCAGCCGGCCTCGGTCGATCTGTATGTCGACGAGGTGCTGCAGCACGCGCGCGTGATCGTCATCGATCACCTGGGCGGCGAAAGCTACTGGCCCTACGGCACCGAACGCATCCGCGAGATCTGCCGCAGCAAGGGCATCGAGCTGGTGATGTTCTCGGGCGACACCACCGAAGACCTGAACCTGCTGCAAAAAAGCACCGCCTCGATGGAGCAGTGCCGCAGCCTCTGGCGCTATCTGCGCGAAGGCGGCGCGGCCAATGCGCGCGAGCTGTTCCGCTACCTGTGGCACCAATTCCTCGGCGGTGCCCGGCCGGCCTTGCCACCCCAGCCCCTGCCGGCGGTCGCGGTCTACCATCCGGAACACGACGCCGCGTCCGTTGACGCCTGGCAGCAGCCCGGCGCCTTGCAGTGGATCGACGGCGCGCCCGTGGTGCTGATCGTGTTCTACCGCGCGCATCTGCAGTCGGGCAACACGCAGGTGTTTCGCGCGCTCGGCGAGCAACTGCTGGCACGCGGCATGAACCCGCTGCCGCTGGCCCTGCTGTCGCTCAAGGACGCGGCCTGCATGGCGATGCTGCACCAGCTGTGCGACCAGCAGCAGGTGGCACTGATTCTCAACACCACGTCGTTTTCGCAATCCTCGCTGGAAACACCGGGCGACCATGCGCTGGCCGGCGACATTCCGGTGCTGCAGGTCATCATGTCGGGCGCCAACGAGCAAAGCTGGCTCGAAGACGCGCATGGCCTGCAGCCGCGCGACATCGCCATGCATGTGGCCATGCCCGAAGTCGACGGCCGCATCATCACGCGCGCCATCAGCTTCAAGGGCCGCTCGCACCGCAGCGAACTCACGCAATCGGATGTGGTGCAGTACCAGCCGCATGCCGAACGCCTGGGCTTCGTCGTGGACCTGGCCCAGCGCTGGTGCCGGCTGCGCCGCAAGGACAATGCCGACAAGCGCCTGGCGCTGATCCTGGCCAACTACCCGACCAAGGAAGGCCGGCTGGGCAATGGCGTCGGGCTCGACACGCCGGCCTCGGTGGTGCATATCCTGCAGGCGCTGCAGGCCCAGGGCTACTGCGTCGACACGCTGCCCGCCGATGGCGATGCGCTGATGCGGCAGCTGCAGCAGGGCATCACCAACGACCCCGATTCGTGGGCGGTGCGCCCCGCGCAGCAAAGCCTGGCGCTGGAAAGCTACCAGGCGTTCTTTGCGAGCCTGCCCGCAGCCAATCGGCAGGCGGTGCTGGAACGCTGGGGCGCGCCCGAGGCCGACCCGATGCTGCGCGCAGGCCGCTTCATGATTGCCGGGCTGCGCTGCGGCCAGGTGTTTGTGGGCATCCAGCCCGCGCGCGGCTATCAGCTCGACCCTGCGGCCAGCTACCACGACCCCGACCTCGTGCCGCCGCACTACTACCTCGCGTTCTACCACTGGCTGCGCTCGGCCTGGGATGCCGATGCGATGGTGCATGTGGGCAAGCATGGCAATCTCGAATGGCTGCCGGGCAAGAGCGTGGCGCTGGCCAACACCTGCTGGCCCGACCTGGTGTTCGGGCCGATGCCGCATCTCTATCCCTTTATCGTCAACGACCCGGGCGAAGGCACGCAGGCCAAGCGCCGCGCGCAGGCGGTGATCGTCGACCACCTGATGCCGCCGCTCACGCGCGCCGAGAGCTATGGGCCGACGCGCGACCTCGAACGCATGGTCGACGAGTACTACGACGCGATCACCATGGACCAGCGGCGCGCCGGATTGCTGCGCCGGCAGATCCTCGAGCATATCCTCGCCCACGACCTGCACCAGGACCTGGGCGTGGCCGCGCCGCGCGGCGCCGAAGAAGAGCAGTTGCTGCTCAACAAGACCGATGCCTATCTGTGCGAGCTCAAGGAAAGCCAGATCCGCGACGGCCTGCACATCTTCGGCCAGTCGCCCGCGGGCCGGCTCGAGCGCGACACGCTGCTGGCGCTGGCGCGCCATCCCGTGGGCAACGGCCAGGGCGCGAACGCCAGCCTGATTGGCGCGCTGGCCGCCGATCTGCAACTCGGCGCCGATTTCAATCCGCTCGATGCCGCCTGGGAAGCGCCCTGGACCGGACCGCGGCCCGAACTGCTGGCGCAGATCGATGCCCAGCCCTGGCGCCACGCCGGCGACACGCGCGAGCGGCTGGAGCTGCTGGCGCTCGACTGGCTGGAGCGGCCGCTCGAAGATCTGCGCGCCCGCCACGCCGCCATGGCCCAGACGCTGCAGGTGCTCGAACGCGTGCAGCGCGATCTGCGCCCGCGCCTCACGGCCTGCGGCGAACAGGAGATCCTGCAGCTGAGCCGCGGCCTCGAGGGCCGCTTCGTGCCCGCGGGCCCGAGCGGCGCGCCCACGCGCGGCCGGCCCGATGTGCTGCCCACCGGGCGCAACTTCTTTTCCATCGACACGCGCGCCGTGCCCACGCCCACCAGCTGGACGCTGGGACTGCAGTCGGCGCAGCTGCTGATCGAGAAATACACGCAGGAGCATGGCGACTACCCGCGCACGCTGGGCCTGTCGGTCTGGGGCACGGCCACCATGCGCACCGGCGGCGACGACATCGCGCAGGCCTTTGCGCTGCTGGGCGTGCGCCCGAAATGGGCCGACGGCAGCTGGCGCGTGGTGGATTTCGAAGTGCTGCCGATGGCGGTGCTGGGCCGCCCGCGCGTCGATGTGACACTGCGCGTGTCGGGCTTCTTCCGCGATGCGTTCACCAATGTGATCCGCCTGTTCGATGCGGCGGTGCAGAAGGTGGCCGATCTCGAGGACGAAGACGCGGACACCAACCCAATCCGCGCGCGCGTGCTGCTCGAAGCGCAACAGCTGCGCGCACAAGGCCTCGACGCCAAGGCCGCGCGCCACCAGGCCGGCCTGCGCGTGTTTGGCGCCAAGCCCGGCAGCTATGGCGCGGGCCTGCAAGGGCTGATGGACGGCAGGAACTGGGAAACCGACGAGGACCTGGCCACGGCGTTTCGCAACTGGGGCGCGTATGCCTACGGCCAGAACGACCATGGCACGCCACTACCCGAGACTTTCGTGCGCCGCCTCGGCGCCATGCAACTGGTGGTGCAAAACCAGGACAACCGCGAGCACGACCTGCTTGACTCCGACGACTACTACCAGTTCCAGGGCGGCATGGCCGCGGCCGTGCGCCATTACAGCGGCCAGCAGCCCGCGCTGTATTTCGGCGACCACAGCAACCCGCAGGCGCCGCGCATGCGCACGCTGCAGGAGGAGATCAGCCGCGTGGTGCGCGCGCGCGTGACCAATCCCAAATGGATCGACGGCATCAAGCGCCATGGCTACAAGGGCGCGGCCGAGGTCGCGGCCACGGTCGACTATCTGTTTGCGTTCGACGCCACGGCGCGCGTGGTGCGGGGCGACCAATATGCGCGCGTGACCGATGCCTTTGTCGCCGATGCCGCCACGCGCAGCTTCCTGCAGCAGCACAATCCCGCGGCCTTCCACGGCATCTGCGAGCGCCTGCTCGAAGCCATCCAGCGCGGGCTGTGGCAAGACAGCGGCGACTACCAGCCACTGCTCGAACAACAATTGCTTGAAGCCGAACAGCTTCTGGAGAACCGATGA
- a CDS encoding ATP-binding protein, giving the protein MTFPPAFPFTALQGQQPLQTALLLVAVDPLLGGVLVEGPRGTAKSTSARALAALLPAGRFVNLPLGATEEQLVGTLDLEAALQGSRVQFRPGLLAQAHQGILYVDEVNLLADGLVDLLLDVSASGINRVERDGVSHQHPARIALIGTMNPEEGQLRPQLLDRFGLFVQLDNVPDVATRKAIVKTRMAYDADHEAFAAQYAQAQQALARRVATARASVASLDWSDAVHEQVAQLCQQAGVEGVRADLVMLRAARAHAALAGRSEVTQADVTAVAELALAHRRSQAGDASQASPPPPSEQQPASTPPPPTAASQADTGNAQSPGESQSEHWGALPPPQATGLQTVKPLKALAPKKA; this is encoded by the coding sequence ATGACTTTCCCCCCGGCCTTTCCCTTTACCGCCCTGCAGGGCCAGCAGCCGCTGCAGACGGCGCTGCTGCTGGTGGCCGTGGACCCGCTGCTCGGCGGCGTGCTGGTCGAAGGCCCGCGCGGCACGGCCAAGTCGACCAGTGCGCGCGCGCTCGCCGCGCTGCTGCCCGCGGGCCGCTTCGTCAACCTGCCGCTGGGCGCGACCGAGGAGCAACTGGTCGGCACGCTCGATCTCGAAGCCGCGCTGCAGGGCAGCCGCGTGCAGTTCCGCCCCGGCCTGCTGGCCCAGGCGCACCAGGGCATTCTCTATGTCGACGAAGTCAATCTGCTGGCCGACGGCCTGGTCGATCTGCTGCTCGATGTCAGCGCCAGCGGCATCAACCGCGTGGAGCGCGACGGCGTCTCGCACCAGCACCCGGCGCGCATCGCGCTGATCGGCACCATGAACCCCGAGGAAGGCCAGCTGCGCCCGCAATTGCTCGACCGCTTCGGCCTGTTCGTGCAGCTGGACAACGTGCCCGATGTCGCCACGCGCAAGGCCATCGTCAAGACGCGCATGGCGTATGACGCCGACCACGAGGCGTTCGCAGCGCAATATGCCCAGGCGCAGCAGGCGCTGGCCCGGCGCGTCGCGACGGCGCGCGCGAGCGTGGCTTCGCTCGACTGGTCCGATGCCGTGCATGAGCAGGTTGCCCAGCTGTGCCAGCAGGCGGGTGTCGAAGGCGTGCGTGCCGATCTGGTGATGCTGCGCGCGGCGCGTGCGCACGCGGCGCTGGCCGGCCGCAGCGAGGTGACGCAGGCCGATGTCACCGCTGTGGCGGAACTCGCACTGGCGCACCGGCGCAGCCAGGCGGGCGACGCAAGCCAGGCTTCGCCGCCGCCGCCGTCGGAGCAACAGCCTGCCAGCACCCCGCCCCCGCCGACTGCCGCATCGCAAGCTGACACTGGCAATGCGCAGAGCCCTGGCGAAAGCCAGTCGGAACATTGGGGCGCCCTGCCCCCGCCCCAGGCCACGGGTCTGCAGACCGTCAAACCGCTGAAGGCGCTCGCGCCAAAAAAAGCCTGA
- the cobW gene encoding cobalamin biosynthesis protein CobW — protein MKHLPKIPATIVTGFLGSGKTTLLRHILENAGGRRIAVIVNEFGELGIDGDILRSCGIGCDENGVEQQGQLYELANGCMCCTVQEEFYPVMRELIARRDDIDHILIETSGLALPKPLVQAFNWPEIKNACTVDAVITVVDTPATAAGQFAANPAAVDAQRRQDPNLDHESPLHELFEDQLLSADLVVLTKLDLASSEDRARVEAIVREEVPAQVKIVAANQGKIDLGVVLGLSSASEESIEQRQSHHSHDDDHDHDDFDSIVVKLPEVEREALLATLERIVAAHQVYRIKGFVAVPGKPMRLVVHGVGTRFDSYFDRRWAAGEAPQTHLVLIGHDLDDTAIRAELATLGAR, from the coding sequence ATGAAGCACCTGCCAAAAATCCCCGCGACCATCGTCACCGGCTTCCTGGGCAGCGGCAAGACCACGCTGCTGCGCCATATCCTCGAGAACGCGGGCGGGCGCCGCATTGCCGTCATCGTCAACGAATTCGGCGAGCTGGGCATCGATGGCGACATCCTGCGCAGCTGCGGCATCGGCTGCGACGAGAACGGCGTCGAGCAGCAGGGACAGCTTTATGAACTCGCCAACGGCTGCATGTGCTGCACCGTGCAGGAAGAGTTCTACCCGGTGATGCGCGAGCTGATCGCGCGGCGCGACGACATCGACCATATCCTGATCGAGACCAGCGGCCTGGCGCTGCCCAAGCCGCTGGTGCAGGCCTTCAACTGGCCCGAGATCAAGAACGCCTGCACCGTCGATGCGGTGATCACCGTGGTCGACACGCCCGCCACCGCCGCAGGTCAGTTCGCGGCCAATCCGGCCGCGGTCGATGCCCAGCGCCGCCAGGACCCGAACCTCGACCACGAATCGCCGCTGCACGAGCTGTTCGAGGACCAGCTGCTGTCGGCCGACCTGGTGGTGCTGACCAAGCTCGATCTGGCCAGCAGCGAAGACCGCGCCAGGGTCGAAGCCATCGTGCGCGAGGAAGTGCCGGCGCAGGTGAAGATCGTCGCCGCCAACCAGGGCAAGATCGATCTGGGCGTGGTGCTGGGCCTGTCCAGCGCGTCGGAAGAAAGCATTGAGCAGCGCCAGAGCCACCACAGCCATGACGACGACCACGACCACGACGATTTCGACTCGATTGTCGTCAAGCTGCCCGAAGTCGAGCGCGAGGCCTTGCTGGCCACGCTCGAGCGCATCGTGGCCGCGCACCAGGTCTACCGCATCAAGGGCTTTGTCGCCGTGCCGGGCAAGCCCATGCGCCTGGTGGTGCATGGCGTGGGCACGCGCTTCGACAGCTATTTCGACCGCCGCTGGGCCGCGGGCGAGGCGCCGCAGACGCATCTGGTGCTGATCGGCCACGACCTCGACGACACCGCGATCCGCGCCGAACTCGCCACGCTGGGAGCGCGCTGA
- a CDS encoding vWA domain-containing protein, whose amino-acid sequence MGRGSNTARKGRRDAAPGQQLDWIRTLLRKGPRRLQAGDLRYRPQPRGSSTLHCVLLDMSASMLRGEKLALAKGCLLALTQDFYRRREHLAVIGFSGHEARLLQAPGKAVAFNAGWIQPLRGGGATPVASAMQLAEAVLQRARRASSGQLLSLWLLTDGRFAALPTRPKLADCCQIVDFENEAIALQRCQRLAREWDAQWIGAAQLL is encoded by the coding sequence GTGGGGCGCGGCAGCAATACCGCGCGCAAGGGCCGCCGCGACGCTGCGCCCGGCCAGCAGCTGGACTGGATCAGGACCCTGCTGCGCAAGGGCCCGCGGCGTCTGCAAGCGGGGGACCTGCGCTATCGGCCGCAGCCCCGGGGCAGCAGCACGCTGCATTGCGTGCTGCTCGACATGTCGGCCTCCATGCTGCGCGGCGAAAAGCTCGCACTGGCCAAGGGCTGCCTGCTCGCGCTGACGCAGGACTTCTACCGTCGGCGCGAGCATCTGGCGGTGATTGGTTTCTCGGGCCATGAGGCCCGGCTGCTGCAGGCGCCGGGCAAGGCCGTGGCCTTCAACGCCGGCTGGATCCAGCCGCTGCGCGGCGGCGGCGCGACGCCCGTGGCGTCGGCCATGCAGCTGGCCGAAGCTGTGCTGCAGCGCGCGCGCCGCGCCTCGTCCGGCCAGTTGCTGTCGCTGTGGCTGCTGACCGACGGCCGCTTTGCCGCCCTGCCCACGCGCCCTAAGCTTGCCGACTGCTGCCAGATCGTCGACTTCGAGAACGAGGCCATCGCGCTGCAGCGCTGCCAGCGGCTCGCGCGGGAATGGGACGCGCAGTGGATCGGCGCGGCGCAGCTGCTTTAG
- a CDS encoding ABC transporter substrate-binding protein, which produces MPMPRLALSLLLAAAPLAANATDYPLRLHNCGYTLTFDKAPASAVTIGQAGTEMLYALGLGDKLAGTALWFNAVQPQFKAINDKVPRLADNDPSFEAVIGKRPALVVSQFEWMVGKEGVVGTREQFHDLRIASYAMPSDCEGKNNLSGADGTRTAAYDVNALYKSVQQLAQIFDVEPRGKALVDELKQRQARAVAQLQGSKLKDLTAALWFSSADLAIDPYMAGQKGVAGYMLQTLGLRNIVGSAEEWPTVGWETIARANPSILIIARMDRRRFPADDYRKKLEFLKQDPVTRHMDAVKNERIVIVDADALQGSIRMVDGMEQIAQAALKLQARAR; this is translated from the coding sequence ATGCCGATGCCACGCCTTGCCTTGTCCCTGCTGCTGGCCGCCGCGCCCCTCGCGGCCAATGCCACCGACTACCCGCTGCGCCTGCACAACTGCGGCTACACGCTCACGTTCGACAAGGCGCCCGCATCGGCGGTGACCATCGGCCAGGCCGGCACCGAGATGCTTTATGCGCTGGGGCTGGGCGACAAGCTGGCGGGCACCGCGCTGTGGTTCAACGCCGTGCAGCCGCAGTTCAAGGCCATCAACGACAAGGTGCCGCGCCTGGCCGACAACGACCCGAGCTTCGAGGCCGTGATCGGCAAGCGCCCGGCGCTGGTGGTGTCGCAGTTCGAGTGGATGGTCGGCAAGGAGGGCGTGGTCGGCACGCGCGAGCAGTTCCATGACCTGCGCATTGCCAGCTATGCGATGCCGTCGGACTGCGAAGGCAAGAACAATCTCAGCGGCGCCGACGGCACGCGCACCGCGGCCTATGACGTCAATGCGCTCTACAAGAGCGTGCAGCAGCTGGCGCAGATCTTCGATGTCGAGCCGCGTGGCAAGGCCCTGGTCGATGAACTCAAGCAGCGCCAGGCCAGGGCCGTGGCGCAGTTGCAGGGCTCGAAGCTCAAGGACCTGACGGCCGCGCTGTGGTTTTCGAGCGCCGATCTGGCCATCGATCCGTACATGGCCGGGCAAAAGGGCGTGGCCGGCTACATGCTGCAGACGCTGGGCCTGCGCAATATCGTGGGCTCGGCCGAGGAGTGGCCCACGGTGGGCTGGGAAACCATTGCCAGGGCCAACCCGTCGATCCTGATCATCGCGCGCATGGACCGCCGCCGCTTTCCCGCCGACGACTACCGCAAGAAGCTCGAGTTCCTGAAGCAGGACCCGGTCACGCGGCATATGGACGCGGTGAAGAACGAGCGCATCGTGATCGTCGACGCCGATGCGCTGCAGGGCTCGATCCGCATGGTCGATGGCATGGAGCAGATCGCGCAGGCGGCGCTGAAGCTGCAGGCGCGGGCGCGTTGA
- a CDS encoding membrane-bound PQQ-dependent dehydrogenase, glucose/quinate/shikimate family — protein MTSKPTPPTLAARAGLILLGLCLLGAGLFFVSNGLQLAKLGGSWYFLLAGLALVFSGVQIARVRPSGAIVYGVMFIATVAWALADAGFDFWAQVSRLLVFAGFGVLVALAWPTLRRARGRAVQPGAARAVAAVLVLACLATVGGMFVPHASVSAKADNTTLQPVAPGQTQDWAHYGSTAGGTRFAALDQITRSNVKDLQVAWSYQTGDVPVSPGGGGAEDQLTPLQIGNSVFVCTPHNNVIALDATTGKELWKTEINAKQKKWMRCRGLAYFDAAAPLAQPTEAGATPVKAVSVAAGAACQRRVIMNSVAPELIALDADTGAFCEDFGSHGRVDLRADMGKGADKGQYYPTSAPTLAGTTIVIGGRVADNVATDMPGGVVRGFDVVTGALRWAFDPGNPEDKNAPAEGKTYARSTPNVWAPMSYDAQSNTVFMPVGSAAVDLWGVKHTALDRKYGASMLAVDASTGKEKWVYQTVHNDLWDFDVPMQPTFVDFPGAGGKTTPALVFGTKAGQIFVLDRKTGQPLTQVEERAVPVGNIEGETYAPTQPFSVGMPSIGASDMRESDMWGATPFDQLLCRLKFKSKRYTGLFTPPGTDPSLNLPGSLGGMNWGGFSLDPTNNLLFVNDMRVGLEVQLIKADPAEVGPKSDGNEAAAITRPVPLDGTPYAINAKVRFMSPIEIPCQKPPFGTLTAVDLKTRQIAWQVPVGTVQDTGPFGVKMGLPIPIGMPTIGGTLATQGGLVFIAATQDYFLRAYDTGTGKEAWKARLPVGSQGTPISYRSPVTGQQFVLISAGGARNSPDRGDHVIAYALPR, from the coding sequence ATGACCTCCAAACCCACCCCTCCGACCCTGGCCGCCAGGGCCGGGCTGATCCTCCTTGGCCTGTGCCTTCTGGGCGCCGGCCTGTTCTTTGTCTCCAACGGCTTGCAGCTGGCCAAGCTCGGCGGCAGCTGGTACTTCCTGCTGGCCGGCCTGGCGCTGGTGTTCTCCGGCGTGCAGATCGCGCGCGTGCGACCCAGCGGCGCGATCGTCTATGGCGTGATGTTCATTGCCACCGTGGCCTGGGCGCTGGCCGATGCCGGTTTCGACTTCTGGGCCCAGGTCTCGCGCCTGCTGGTGTTTGCCGGCTTTGGCGTGCTGGTCGCGCTGGCCTGGCCCACGCTGCGCCGCGCGCGCGGCCGGGCCGTGCAGCCGGGCGCCGCGCGCGCCGTCGCCGCGGTGCTGGTTCTGGCCTGCCTGGCCACGGTGGGCGGCATGTTCGTGCCGCACGCCAGCGTCTCGGCCAAGGCCGACAACACGACGCTGCAGCCGGTGGCTCCGGGTCAGACCCAGGACTGGGCCCACTACGGCAGCACGGCCGGCGGCACGCGCTTTGCGGCACTGGACCAGATCACGCGCAGCAACGTCAAGGACCTGCAGGTGGCCTGGAGCTACCAGACCGGCGACGTGCCGGTGAGCCCGGGCGGCGGCGGCGCCGAGGACCAGCTCACGCCGCTGCAGATCGGCAACAGCGTGTTCGTCTGCACGCCGCACAACAACGTGATCGCGCTTGACGCCACCACGGGCAAGGAACTGTGGAAGACCGAGATCAACGCCAAGCAAAAGAAGTGGATGCGTTGCCGCGGCCTGGCCTACTTCGACGCGGCCGCGCCCCTGGCGCAGCCGACCGAAGCCGGCGCCACGCCGGTCAAGGCGGTGTCGGTGGCTGCCGGCGCCGCCTGCCAGCGCCGCGTGATCATGAACAGCGTTGCACCTGAGCTGATCGCGCTGGACGCCGACACCGGCGCCTTCTGCGAGGACTTCGGCAGCCACGGCCGCGTCGACCTGCGCGCCGACATGGGCAAGGGCGCCGACAAGGGCCAGTACTACCCGACCTCGGCACCCACGCTGGCCGGCACGACCATCGTGATCGGCGGCCGCGTGGCCGACAACGTCGCCACCGACATGCCTGGCGGCGTGGTGCGCGGCTTCGATGTCGTCACCGGCGCGCTGCGCTGGGCGTTCGACCCGGGCAACCCCGAAGACAAGAACGCGCCGGCCGAAGGCAAGACCTACGCGCGCTCGACGCCCAACGTCTGGGCACCGATGTCGTACGACGCGCAGTCGAACACCGTGTTCATGCCCGTGGGCAGCGCGGCCGTCGACCTGTGGGGCGTGAAGCACACCGCGCTCGACCGCAAGTACGGCGCCTCGATGCTGGCCGTCGACGCCAGCACCGGCAAGGAAAAGTGGGTCTACCAGACCGTGCACAACGACCTGTGGGACTTCGACGTGCCGATGCAGCCGACGTTTGTCGACTTCCCCGGCGCAGGCGGCAAGACCACGCCGGCGCTGGTGTTCGGCACCAAGGCCGGCCAGATCTTCGTGCTCGACCGCAAGACCGGCCAGCCCCTGACCCAGGTCGAGGAGCGCGCCGTGCCCGTGGGCAACATCGAAGGCGAAACCTACGCGCCGACGCAGCCGTTCTCGGTGGGCATGCCCAGCATCGGTGCCAGCGACATGCGCGAATCGGACATGTGGGGCGCCACGCCCTTCGACCAGCTGCTGTGCCGCCTGAAGTTCAAATCCAAGCGCTACACCGGCCTGTTCACGCCCCCGGGCACCGACCCGTCGCTGAACCTGCCCGGCTCGCTGGGCGGCATGAACTGGGGTGGTTTCTCGCTCGATCCGACCAACAACCTGCTGTTCGTCAACGACATGCGCGTGGGCCTCGAAGTCCAGCTGATCAAGGCCGACCCGGCCGAGGTCGGCCCGAAGTCGGACGGCAACGAAGCCGCGGCCATCACCCGCCCCGTGCCGCTCGACGGAACGCCCTATGCGATCAACGCCAAGGTGCGCTTCATGTCGCCGATCGAGATCCCGTGCCAGAAGCCGCCCTTCGGCACGCTCACGGCCGTGGACCTGAAGACCCGGCAGATCGCCTGGCAGGTGCCCGTGGGCACGGTGCAGGACACCGGCCCGTTCGGCGTCAAGATGGGCCTGCCGATTCCCATCGGCATGCCGACCATCGGCGGCACGCTCGCCACCCAGGGCGGCCTGGTGTTCATCGCCGCGACGCAGGACTATTTCCTGCGCGCCTATGACACCGGCACCGGCAAGGAGGCCTGGAAGGCGCGCCTGCCCGTGGGCAGCCAGGGCACGCCGATCAGCTACCGGTCGCCCGTGACCGGCCAGCAGTTCGTACTGATTTCCGCCGGCGGCGCGCGCAACTCGCCCGACCGCGGCGACCATGTGATTGCCTACGCGCTGCCCAGGTAA